A genome region from Ctenopharyngodon idella isolate HZGC_01 chromosome 5, HZGC01, whole genome shotgun sequence includes the following:
- the LOC127513522 gene encoding zinc finger protein 391: MAKFGDLKAFLESSLNEIFRVTVSDILDSVEQTVSEYQRKIQRIESENDDLRKRLCAKEKRTNHIKTEDEDCVFQLDFSRKNFSQDLFSSAHTSEYNDQTKIAGDLRSSCVKPQTPDVKSNQLNKDCATTTDLFVKADPDTEDGCAVDLSNPHASPKYTDKEIKTENTEENCGSERQNIFKRPLEPEINSNDCDVKVTVVSDRHLYPAGDEEDARESPEFSLISDEESNPDGLSDEGFSGVFHVTESPPIPQDPKPDYYCSQCNKSFKHEASLNIHLKSHSSEKTHLCGQCGKGFDRADLLKNHQRTHTGERPFVCNLCGKSYGHQGQLRIHRRIHTGERPYCCPHCAKRFNEHNQLKVHLRTHTGERPYTCTVCSKTFTNAGNLRSHQRVHTGEKPYACGQCGKRFNGMGDLKTHYRIHTGEKPYRCELCTKTFSQAGHLTIHKRMHTGERPYSCGECGKRFTVASSLKLHQLTHTGEKLHTCAHCDKSFSRAGHLKRHELVHTKEKLYCCSHCDKKYSDQSSLKKHQKLHTQAESEGGRGAE; encoded by the exons ATGGCGAAGTTTGGCGATTTGAAAGCTTTTCTTGAATCTTCATTAAATGAAATCTTCCGTGTGACTGTCAGTGACATCCTGGATTCAGTGGAACAAACTGTCAGCGAATATCAGCGTAAAATTCAGAGAATTGAGTCCGAAAACGATGATCTGAGAAAACGACTTTGTGCAAAAGAGAAAAGGACAAATCACATCAAAACAG AAGATGAAGATTGTGTTTTTCAGCTTGACTTTTCAAGAAAGAATTTCAGCCAAGATCTGTTTTCATCTGCTCATACAAGTGAATATAATGATCAAACCAAGATCGCTGGAGATTTACGGAGCAGCTGTGTGAAACCACAAACCCCAGATGTCAAATCAAACCAGTTAAACAAGGATTGTGCAACAACAACAGATCTATTTGTAAAGGCCGACCCAGACACTGAGGACGGGTGTGCCGTAGACCTCTCAAATCCTCACGCTTCTCCTAAATACACCGATAAAGAAATCAAAACGGAGAATACAGAGGAGAACTGTGGCTCTGAAcgccaaaatatatttaaacgtCCTTTAGAGCCGGAGATCAACTCCAATGACTGTGACGTGAAAGTGACGGTGGTGTCAGACAGACACCTTTATCCTGCTGGTGACGAGGAGGACGCCCGGGAGTCACCGGAGTTCAGTCTGATCTCTGATGAAGAGTCAAATCCAGACGGACTGTCTGATGAGGGATTTTCTGGAGTGTTTCACGTGACGGAGTCTCCGCCGATCCCTCAGGATCCGAAACCGGATTATTACTGTAGTCAGTGTAACAAGAGCTTCAAGCACGAAGCGTCGCTCAACATTCACCTGAAATCTCACAGCTCGGAAAAGACGCACCTCTGCGGTCAGTGCGGGAAGGGCTTTGACCGAGCCGACCTCCTGAAGAACCACCAGCGCACGCACACCGGAGAAAGACCCTTCGTCTGTAACCTGTGCGGGAAGAGCTACGGGCACCAGGGCCAGCTGCGGATCCACCGGAGGATCCACACGGGCGAGCGGCCGTACTGCTGTCCGCACTGCGCCAAACGATTCAACGAACACAACCAGCTCAAAGTCCACCTACGGACCCACACGGGCGAGAGGCCGTACACCTGCACCGTATGCAGCAAGACCTTCACCAACGCCGGCAACCTGCGGAGCCATCAGAGAgtccacaccggagagaagccgtacGCCTGCGGCCAGTGCGGGAAGAGGTTCAACGGCATGGGCGACCTCAAGACTCACTACAGGATCCACACGGGCGAGAAGCCGTACCGCTGCGAGCTGTGCACCAAGACCTTCAGCCAAGCCGGACACCTGACCATCCACAAGCGCATGCACACGGGCGAGCGGCCGTACAGCTGCGGCGAGTGCGGGAAGCGCTTCACGGTGGCCAGCAGCCTCAAACTGCACCAGCTGAcgcacaccggagagaagctgCACACCTGCGCGCACTGTGACAAGAGCTTCAGCCGGGCCGGACACCTGAAGAGACACGAGCTGGTCCACACCAAAGAGAAGCTGTACTGCTGCTCGCACTGCGACAAGAAGTACAGCGATCAGTCGTCTCTGAAGAAGCACCAGAAACTGCACACGCAGGCCGAGAGTGAAGGCGGCCGAGGCGCTGAGTAA